In the Brettanomyces nanus chromosome 1, complete sequence genome, TGCTCTTTGGGCATCTTGCTGGGCAATCTGCTTTGCCTCCACCGCAGTGGAAAACTCTGGAGAAAAAGTCATGGCAGTAAGAGACACATCATCCAAGAGAACACTGAAATGGCCAGCTCTTCTCAGTAAATTTTCTCTCACCAACCGGGAAACTTTCTCACGCTGCGTGATCAACTGAGCGGCATTAAACTGAGCCACAACAGCCTTCAACACCTCATTGACCACCGAAGGAAGAACTCTTTCGTCGTAATCCTTTCCCAAAGTTCTGTGAATTGTTGGTAGAGCAGAAATTTCTGGTCTAGACAAAACTCTACAGGAAATGTTGACCATCTGCAAGTCCTTAGTACCAGTTAAAGACGAGACCGTTCTAGGTCTGGCCCTTATATCATAAATATAAGGGAACTGCACGAATGGAATACGAATATGTGTACCTTCACCAATCACGTTCGGCAAAATACCACGAAACCGATCATAAATAACAGCTCTTTCACCTCCATTCACATTATATAAAGAGCTCTGGAGTGCCACAAAACCtaatccaagaaagatgagACCTCCAACACCAGCAAATAATCCCCGAGGACTAGCTCCTCCCTTAGGACCACTACCATTAGGAGTCATCTGTTGTGCACGTTTTTGCATATCACGTGCAAATCGTTCCCAGTTTGGATTATTCATTGGATGAGAAAGATGTAGAGGAAGAACGATGAGTGGAGTGTGCtggcttgaagaagaatcaaggCAACGTTGAGTTCACAAGAgaagtttttttttactttgCCTATGAGGGCGCAATATTACATCCGTGCACCATAAATGACCCCACAGTTTAAGAAGTGTCTCGTCGCATTGTGATGGATGGCTACTAGTATCTTCTGTTCTTAGTATCCAGTAAACAATATGTCAGACGATACCTCTGAAATCCATCGTGCCGTCATTGAGGGCAAAATGATGACGCTCAAAGCACTTTTGGCCGAGGACCCTAAACTAGCCTTACTTAAGGATCAGGACTCTCGAACTCCCTTACATTGGGCCTGCTCATTCCAAAGAACGGACATGGTGACGGTTCTTTTGAATCCTACAGCAGTTGTTAAAGAAGGAATTGTTGGCTCCTCAGGCAACAGAAAGTCAGAAATAATACAACCGGTTCCATTCACCATCGACATTGATGATATGGTTGACCAGAGTGGCTGGACACCTCTACACATAGCCGCCTCTGTGGGGAACTTGGAGATCCTGAAGATGCTATTGACCCATCAGCCGACTCCGAATGTGGATCAACAGACCTCTACAGGCCAAACTTGTCTCCATTTCGCCGTTTCTAAAAGCAACTATGAGGTAACAGATTACCTAGTCAAGACTTGTAAGGCAAGTGCTCGAATCAAGGATAGTAAGGGTCAGTATGCCTTACATAGAGCCGCTGCTGTTGGTTCCTTACGAATGTGCCAGATCCTCATCGAAGTAGGTAAATCACCGCTAAATGCCTCTGACATCTATGGATATACACCTTTGCACCATGCATTAGCTGAAGGACATGGAGACGTAGCCGTTTATTTGGTTAAGAATGGCGCTGATCCGTTGGTTCAAGACAGAGATGGTAAGACTGCATATCAGGATGCATTGAATGATAAAGTGAGACggttcttcaaaataaGTATGGCAAAGGAAGGTGTTGATCAACTATAAATCCGATTAATACATCACGTGACTAAATTGCACGAGTTATATAACTTAGACAAAAAATATTTAGTTTAATTTTCCAAGTAGTAATCCAATTTCTATAAATTGAATACACTACAAAGAGAGGCACGTAATGGATtcagagaagattgaaaCCAACGAACAGCAAAcagataagaaaaaaatgagTGGAAATCCAACTTCGGAGGATTCGTCTACATTCTTTGAACCAGTAGGACAGGCAGCTGAAAAGGTGAGTGaagaggtgaaaaatacGGGATCATCGGATGTTGAAGGCAACCCAGTTCAGGAAGTTGAGTCTCTATGTATGAAATGTGGCAAACAGGGAGTGACGCGACTACTTCTTACATCGATTCCATATTTTAAAGAGACGATCATCATGTCATTTGAATGCCCTCACTGTGGCTACAAGAATAACGAGATTCAGGCGGCTTCTcagattcaagaaaagggaaCCAAATACGTTGTTAAAATTGAGAATAAGGATGATTTTAATCGTCAGGTTATCAAATCTGACTCATGCACTTGTAAATTTGTCGAGTTAGACGTGGAAATACCCGCTAAAACTGGTCAGTTCACCACCGT is a window encoding:
- the PHB2 gene encoding Prohibitin-2, subunit of the prohibitin complex (Phb1p-Phb2p), which codes for MNNPNWERFARDMQKRAQQMTPNGSGPKGGASPRGLFAGVGGLIFLGLGFVALQSSLYNVNGGERAVIYDRFRGILPNVIGEGTHIRIPFVQFPYIYDIRARPRTVSSLTGTKDLQMVNISCRVLSRPEISALPTIHRTLGKDYDERVLPSVVNEVLKAVVAQFNAAQLITQREKVSRLVRENLLRRAGHFSVLLDDVSLTAMTFSPEFSTAVEAKQIAQQDAQRAAFVVDKAIQEKQSLVVRAQGEARSAELIGDAIKKSRDYVELKRLETAKDIAETLARSPNKVYLDNEALLLNTVTDTRNEK